The following DNA comes from Streptomyces sp. NBC_00273.
CCGCCACTGAGCAGTCCGGTGTCGAGCAGATGGGCGGCGGCCCCCGTCAGTCGTGGCAGCGGCCTCCCGTCGGGGTGGAGGGCCGAAGCGGGCCGGCCGCCGTCCGGACCGTCGATCCAGAACCCGGCCCGGAACCGCTCCCGCATCCCGACCGCCCGCTCCCGCCATTCCTGTGCCCCGGGCCGTCCGCACGCGGCGAGCAGATCGGCGCCGAGCACGGCGGCCCGATGGGCGTGGACCTGGGTCTCGCAGCGCCGCGGGCCCGGGTCGGGATCGGCCAGGAAACCGTCCTCCCCCAGCGCGCCACGCAGCCAGTGCAGGCACCGCTCGGCGGTCGGAAGCAGCCGGGCCACTTCCCTTTCGGGCAGGCCCCACAGCCGGGCCTCGGCCAGCACCGCGGGGAAGGCCAGGGTCGCCTCGGTGCCGGTGCACCCCGGTGGAAGCTGCGCGCCCGCTCCGCGCAGCGGGCCCGGGATCTTCCCGAGGTCGGGTCCCCGCTCTTCGGTCTGGGTCCGGGCAAGAATGCGCAGGGTGGCCGCGGCGAGACCGGTTCCGAGCGGCAGCGCCATCCGGGCGGCCCAGAGCGATTCCGCCGGGGCCAGGCCCAGCCTCCAGGGCGCTCCCGCCGCGGCGAAGGCGTCGCCCGGCTCCTCGGGGTCCCGCAGGAGCAGCGCGCCCAGGTCCTCGACGCTGGTCCGAAACCATGCCTCGGCCCTCGGGTCGTCCCCTTCGGCCCGGGCGTCGGCCAGCGGGTTGGCCACCTGCCCGGCGGGAGCCCGCCCCACCCGGTGCTGGGTGGTCCGCAGCTCGATGGTGCGGGATTCGCCGGGAGCCAGTTCGAGCTGCCAGCGCAGCAGCCCCGCCGAAGCCAGCGCGTCGTCCGGCGGCGGGTCGGCGGCGGTCACGGCCTGCGCCTCGCCGGTACTCCAGCGCAGCCCGGCGGCGTGCACCCCGGCGGGCAGCTCCGGCCCGGCGCGCCCGGCGGCCACGGCGGCCAGCTCCGCGAGGTCGGTGCCGAGCAGCACCTCCACGGGCAGGCGTACCGGCCGGGCCGCGAAGCTGCGCAGGGTGATCCGCTCGGTGCCGTCCGCGTGCCGGACCCTTTCCACACCGATGTCGGGGTCGGGGCCGGGCTCGGCGCCGGTGCGCACGGTAGCGGTGAAGACGGCCCGGTCGGCAGCGAGGCTGCGCCCTTGCACGGCGACCGGGTCCCGGCCGCCGACACGTAGTACGCAGCGGGAGAGCAGGCGGCGCCCGGACCGGTAGATCCCGTCGATCCCGCGCCCGGTCAGCTGACCGTGCTCCGGGGAGA
Coding sequences within:
- a CDS encoding glycogen debranching N-terminal domain-containing protein, yielding MSLPAPPRPPGAPAARRSELPPVHGAVLCVAAPCLVISPEHGQLTGRGIDGIYRSGRRLLSRCVLRVGGRDPVAVQGRSLAADRAVFTATVRTGAEPGPDPDIGVERVRHADGTERITLRSFAARPVRLPVEVLLGTDLAELAAVAAGRAGPELPAGVHAAGLRWSTGEAQAVTAADPPPDDALASAGLLRWQLELAPGESRTIELRTTQHRVGRAPAGQVANPLADARAEGDDPRAEAWFRTSVEDLGALLLRDPEEPGDAFAAAGAPWRLGLAPAESLWAARMALPLGTGLAAATLRILARTQTEERGPDLGKIPGPLRGAGAQLPPGCTGTEATLAFPAVLAEARLWGLPEREVARLLPTAERCLHWLRGALGEDGFLADPDPGPRRCETQVHAHRAAVLGADLLAACGRPGAQEWRERAVGMRERFRAGFWIDGPDGGRPASALHPDGRPLPRLTGAAAHLLDTGLLSGGRLAPGLLDGTRAEQLARLLGAPAMDSGWGLRSMAVKEPGYNPFGHRSGAVRAYESAVAVAGLAQAGFAKEAAGLLGGLLDAAEAFGYRLPEMFAAEQRTAGSAPVPHPAACRPAAVAAAAGIHALTALAGIRPDAPAGTVALAPLSGAPLGGLRLSGLRVAGEPFAVRISRLGLGMVEEAADALQLGG